From the genome of Erinaceus europaeus chromosome 1, mEriEur2.1, whole genome shotgun sequence:
AGGAAAAACCATACACCTTTTGCAACAAGGAGGACAGGCCCACTTCCTGTGAGGAGGAAACGCATTACTTTTGTGGAGACTTTGGAGAATCCCCTCCGTGCATTCCAGCCTGGGGGTCCATCACTGACCCACACATAGAGTTCCTGCGAACAGATCGTGGTACTGGGGGAACTTGCACCTTAGGAGACTGTAACCCAATGACCATAAGAGTAAAAGACTATGATAATTTGGACACATGGACAAAGGGTAGAACGTGGGTCATCCGGGTGATATTTACTAAGAGGGATCCTGGTACCAACTTCACCATTCGACTGGATGTGCTGCCACGGGCTCAGGACCCTATTGGACCTTTAAGGACTACTCCTTCGCTGCAAGTTACCCTAGGCCTGGACAGCACTGTGAAACCAAGTACCACTCACCTGACTGACTTGGGGGCTTGTCACCCGAATGACTTAGGTCCCGTTCACCCTAGAGTGAAGCCACTGGTAAGGTCCATGGAACTAATGTACCACCTTTTAAATGACTCTGCCCCGAATGTGACCCGTGATTGCTGGCTATGTCTGCACCCTGAACCCCCTTATTATATATGTATAGCTGCCATTGCAGAAGTGGGCACAAACAAGGGAGATATTAGGAAACTAACCCTTTCATCAGGAAACTTAAATAGCCCAGAATGTAAGTGGGGAACGCAGCTCCACCAAGTGACCTTAGAGGATGTTCAGGGGAAAGGAACCTGCCTTATCACCGCTAACTATAAACTGGATGCTTCCTCAAATTGGGGCCATTGCACCCAAACTATTAGGGTTAGCAAGACCCAAGAATGGGCAGTCCTCCTAAAAGCCCTGGAGGGAACCTGGTGGGTCTGCACTTCAGGTATAATCCCCTCTGTTTACCTTTATGGGATGGCCAGGGAAGAGTTCTGCATCCTAACTCACATCCTGCCCCACTTGTATTATGCGCACGGTGGGAGGGGATGGGCGCACCTAGAGAGGCAGGAAAATGGTCACCTCTGGCCCATGAGACAGAAGCGCGCCCCAATAATAGTTCCCATACTTGCAGGAGCAGCAATCGCAGGGTCAATAGCGGTAGGAGCAACGACCCTAGCCAAGGAAGAGACCATGGTGAAATTGGACCAACAGGTAGATCAGGATTTAAGGACATTAGAGGACTCTATGGAAGCCCTTGAAGGGTCGCTATCCTCCCTTGCCGAGGTGGTCCTCCAAAATCGTAGAGGACTCGATTTGCTATTTTTAAAACAGGGAGGATTATGTGTGGCCCTTAATGAGGCTTGTTGCTTTTATGCCAACCATTCCGGGATGGTGAAGAAAAATTTAAGCGAGGTCAAGAAAAGGATAGAAGATAGAGCCCAGAAATGGAAGGAGTTGAGCGAGGGCAACTGGTTCAAGGGCAACTGGTTCACAAACAGGTTTTCAAATCTATTCTCCTGGCCCTCTTGGGTTAAGACATTGATCAGTACCATAGCTGGACCCCTGATTACCTCGCTCCTGATTATCACCCTGGGTCCCTGCTTATGGAAGACTCTGGTATCAATGATCCAGAGGAGGACTAGAAAAGTTATGCATCTTGAGGAGGCAGGAGGATATATTGATTACTTTGAcacagaagaggaaagagaagaagaagaatcaaggatttgattttcagctaagactagtggggaatgtgacaGGCGGTAACAAGCTGTTACATAAAAACCCCCCTCTCTGAGATGCATCTAAgtagattttttatttaagaaagattaattaacaaaccatagggtaggaggggtacaactccacacaattccaaccacccaatctccatatcccaccccctcccctgacagctttcccattctctatccccccgggagcatggacccagggtcattgtgggttgtagaaggtggaaggtctggcttctgtaattgcttccccgctgaacatgggcgttgactatcggtccatactcccagtctgcctctctctttccctagtacggtgggtctctggggaagctgagctccaggacacattggtggggtcttcaattcagggaagcctggccagcatcctgatggcatctggaacctggtgactgaaaagagagttaacatacaaagccaaacaaattgttgagcaatcatggacccaaagcttggaatagtggagaggaagtgttaggagggtactcactgcaaactctagtgtacttctgctttcaggtatatattctgcagtagtttatggatacatgtgaacatatgctctctctcacagaaactggtgtatatctaggttatgggactttgttagaaagtgaaccacctgagatgaaattagaatatactatgaaaggaaaggtctcacccgagtaatgaagctgaagggttgtcattccacacgtgaagtctctggacacagtctgaagtgaagcatgttgaggtggcaattgttgcattggttaggttgtgatcggcggatgcaatattatttgatatggattgggagaggcatacgggaaagtgggccctatccaagggttccaggactgggggaagtagatgctctatagtggagatgtggggttcctgctgtcttagagttcaaaaagacaatcagtagttaatgttatcatcacattatttggtaattgggttaactttgaaaagtccttttgttatggtttgctgtacagtacccagtatcttgtatatagctgtgctattggatgcttctgatctacttggtctaggcttttgtgtAAGTAGATTTTAAGTTCCCATTTTAGTCTTAGGTCTTAAGTTTTAAGTTCCACTTTTCTCTTAGAAGTTAAGTTGTTTGCTGAGTGGAGTGAAAagtcccttgcccttttccctttgaaaaacaggAAATCAGTGGAGGCCATCAGGTGTTTTTGCAGAGTTCTGCatgagggctagccttatcaggacctttacACAGCTTTAGAGGTATACTGGTCTCCAGATGGTATGGTCAGATGGTAGGGAGACGTGGGGAACTAAACCCTGGTTAAGTcccattggttgtgtggttttgcaatgtttaaaatttgcccgcgctttgctttgaatggatcccgCTTTTTGCTTGGTTTGAAATAATTGGATTCTGCGCTTTCCATATGATGTAATTGGATATAGATTGTTAAGAtggtgtgttccccctccctgagtgtattttgAATTATTATAAATTGTGTGTTTTGAGCCcggttcggggtcgagctggAGGCTGTTACTAGCTGT
Proteins encoded in this window:
- the LOC107523673 gene encoding endogenous retrovirus group S71 member 1 Env polyprotein-like, translating into MARCIYHEPNEDPTGLGLVLVLLFCFGWSSQADRPSFSSQFVWKLIGRDGKVIVEDPLMAPQPLFIFDLCDLFGPNWDGRNCSSSTTTDGGCSTIDRERRLQEKPYTFCNKEDRPTSCEEETHYFCGDFGESPPCIPAWGSITDPHIEFLRTDRGTGGTCTLGDCNPMTIRVKDYDNLDTWTKGRTWVIRVIFTKRDPGTNFTIRLDVLPRAQDPIGPLRTTPSLQVTLGLDSTVKPSTTHLTDLGACHPNDLGPVHPRVKPLVRSMELMYHLLNDSAPNVTRDCWLCLHPEPPYYICIAAIAEVGTNKGDIRKLTLSSGNLNSPECKWGTQLHQVTLEDVQGKGTCLITANYKLDASSNWGHCTQTIRVSKTQEWAVLLKALEGTWWVCTSGIIPSVYLYGMAREEFCILTHILPHLYYAHGGRGWAHLERQENGHLWPMRQKRAPIIVPILAGAAIAGSIAVGATTLAKEETMVKLDQQVDQDLRTLEDSMEALEGSLSSLAEVVLQNRRGLDLLFLKQGGLCVALNEACCFYANHSGMVKKNLSEVKKRIEDRAQKWKELSEGNWFKGNWFTNRFSNLFSWPSWVKTLISTIAGPLITSLLIITLGPCLWKTLVSMIQRRTRKVMHLEEAGGYIDYFDTEEEREEEESRI